A portion of the Gaiellales bacterium genome contains these proteins:
- a CDS encoding HD domain-containing protein codes for MAEGTYVSELEEGALVEATFAVQRKRTRRTRNGDAFLSLELADRTGRVPAVVWNDVNLLAGRFDEGDTVRVLGRVETYDGRPQIAVRDVQRLDAGDALELVPGSRRDADTLDGMLEFLAGEIHDAGLAALVGVFLDDARYRGRLRAAAASETHHAYAGGLLEHTVAVATLCREAAGLHPRLKSDLLLAAALLHDAGRTETFRPGVTIAVSEEGRLLGHVLAGVRMIDAAARTVAIDDERLLPLLNAVAGHHGPFEGRRLETPESVCLFQANLLDARTAESF; via the coding sequence ATGGCCGAGGGCACCTACGTCTCGGAGCTCGAGGAGGGGGCCCTCGTCGAGGCCACCTTCGCCGTCCAGCGCAAGCGCACGCGCCGGACGCGAAACGGCGACGCGTTCCTCTCGCTCGAGCTCGCCGACCGCACCGGCCGCGTGCCCGCGGTGGTCTGGAACGACGTCAACCTCCTGGCCGGCAGGTTCGACGAGGGGGACACCGTGCGCGTGCTGGGGAGGGTGGAGACGTACGACGGCCGGCCCCAGATCGCAGTCAGGGACGTGCAGCGGCTCGACGCCGGCGACGCGCTGGAGCTGGTGCCGGGATCGAGGCGGGACGCCGACACGCTCGACGGAATGCTCGAGTTCCTGGCCGGTGAGATCCACGACGCTGGACTGGCGGCGCTCGTCGGCGTCTTCCTCGACGACGCCCGGTACCGCGGCCGCCTGCGCGCCGCGGCCGCCTCCGAGACGCACCATGCCTACGCGGGCGGCCTGCTGGAGCACACCGTCGCCGTCGCCACGCTCTGCCGCGAGGCGGCCGGCCTGCACCCCCGCCTGAAGAGCGATCTCCTGCTTGCGGCCGCACTGCTCCACGACGCCGGCCGCACCGAGACGTTCCGGCCGGGCGTGACGATTGCGGTGTCCGAGGAGGGGCGCCTGCTCGGGCACGTCCTTGCCGGCGTTCGGATGATCGACGCCGCGGCTCGCACGGTGGCGATCGACGACGAGCGCCTGCTGCCGCTGCTGAACGCCGTCGCGGGCCACCACGGGCCCTTCGAGGGCCGGCGGCTGGAGACGCCAGAGTCGGTCTGCCTGTTCCAGGCGAACCTGCTCGACGCCCGCACCGCTGAGTCGTTCTAG
- a CDS encoding class I SAM-dependent methyltransferase, whose product MFEYYDRRAPEYDEWYLGTGLFATQERPGWGDELDQLCRAIASLPDMTTLDVACGTAFLTRHLRGPVTAIDQSERMVQIARERLPGARVMQGEAIPLPFASASFDRVFTGHFYGHLRAGERERFVYEARRVGRELVVVDSHERVDRGVEEEQERVLNDGSLHSVYKRYFTADRLLAELGAGEVLHDGRWFVMVRSQSGSAPVA is encoded by the coding sequence ATGTTCGAGTACTACGACCGCCGGGCGCCGGAGTACGACGAGTGGTATCTCGGGACGGGGCTGTTCGCGACGCAGGAGCGCCCGGGCTGGGGCGACGAGCTCGACCAGCTGTGCCGGGCCATCGCTTCGTTGCCTGATATGACGACGCTCGACGTTGCGTGCGGCACGGCATTCCTCACGCGCCATCTGCGCGGGCCGGTGACGGCCATCGACCAGAGCGAGCGCATGGTCCAGATCGCTCGCGAACGGTTGCCCGGGGCGAGGGTGATGCAGGGCGAGGCGATCCCGCTGCCCTTTGCGAGCGCGAGCTTCGACCGCGTGTTCACCGGGCACTTCTACGGGCATCTGCGCGCCGGCGAGCGGGAGCGGTTCGTGTACGAGGCTCGCCGGGTGGGGCGCGAGCTGGTCGTCGTCGACTCGCACGAGCGGGTCGACCGCGGCGTCGAGGAGGAGCAGGAGCGGGTGCTCAACGACGGGTCCCTGCACTCCGTCTACAAGCGGTACTTCACCGCGGATCGTCTGCTCGCCGAGCTGGGTGCCGGCGAGGTGCTGCACGACGGGCGCTGGTTCGTCATGGTGCGGTCGCAATCCGGCAGTGCGCCGGTGGCGTAG
- a CDS encoding glutathione S-transferase N-terminal domain-containing protein, translating to MTVKLHRCSGTAIKGPHPCWVAQHALDEAGVEYDLVKHPVLRPFRGGLKQLTGQRKLPLVEYDDGTFLRDSKTIAKRATDGSLQPPGERAPLP from the coding sequence ATGACCGTCAAGCTGCATCGCTGCTCGGGCACCGCCATCAAGGGCCCGCACCCATGCTGGGTCGCACAGCACGCGCTCGACGAGGCGGGCGTCGAGTACGACCTGGTGAAGCATCCGGTGCTGCGGCCGTTCCGCGGAGGGCTCAAGCAGCTGACCGGCCAGCGCAAGCTGCCGCTCGTGGAGTACGACGACGGGACGTTCCTGCGCGACTCGAAGACGATCGCCAAGCGCGCCACGGACGGCTCGCTGCAGCCGCCCGGCGAACGAGCGCCGCTTCCCTAG
- the ychF gene encoding redox-regulated ATPase YchF: MAGLGLLGLPWSGVTTTLRCLCGASVSADGGQGIADVRDPRLAALARVSESRRVVPATLEVVDLTRLVRGAKRGEGLGGELLAHIRTTDAVVLVVRCFSDEQVAHPSGRVDPLDDAETVELELVFADQAAVQRRIERVAKTAKSGEAAAVAEHDLLRELEAGLEQGRPARSFGIDMPEGLDLLTAKPALYIANVDESGNDESVAALRAFGHDRGIETIALDAKLEAEIAELDEADRQAFLDDLGIASPALDQVSLAAYHALDLIPFFTSGEKETRAWTIRRGQNAQEAAGKIHTDLARGFIRAEVIEWDRLVEAGGETEAKRRGWVRVEGRDYVVKDGDVLNIRFNV, translated from the coding sequence ATGGCCGGCCTCGGACTGCTCGGCCTGCCGTGGTCCGGCGTCACGACCACGCTGCGCTGCCTGTGCGGCGCCTCGGTCTCTGCTGACGGGGGCCAGGGCATCGCCGACGTGCGCGACCCGCGGCTCGCGGCGCTTGCGCGCGTGTCCGAATCCCGGCGCGTGGTGCCCGCGACGCTCGAGGTCGTGGATTTGACACGTCTGGTGCGCGGCGCCAAGCGCGGGGAGGGGCTGGGCGGCGAGCTGCTCGCGCACATCCGCACGACGGATGCCGTCGTCCTCGTCGTCCGCTGCTTCTCCGACGAGCAGGTGGCGCACCCGTCGGGGCGGGTCGATCCGCTCGACGACGCCGAGACCGTGGAGCTGGAGCTCGTGTTCGCCGACCAGGCGGCCGTGCAGCGCCGGATCGAGCGGGTGGCCAAGACGGCGAAGTCGGGGGAGGCCGCGGCCGTCGCCGAGCACGACCTGCTGCGCGAGCTGGAGGCGGGGCTGGAGCAGGGACGGCCGGCGCGGTCGTTCGGCATCGACATGCCGGAGGGCCTCGACCTGCTGACCGCCAAGCCCGCGCTCTACATCGCGAACGTCGACGAGTCGGGGAATGACGAGTCGGTCGCGGCGCTGCGAGCCTTCGGCCACGACCGCGGCATCGAGACGATCGCGCTGGACGCGAAGCTCGAGGCCGAGATCGCCGAGCTGGACGAGGCCGATCGCCAGGCCTTCCTGGACGATCTCGGCATCGCGTCGCCGGCGCTCGATCAGGTCAGCCTGGCCGCATACCACGCGCTCGACCTGATCCCGTTCTTCACATCGGGCGAGAAGGAGACGCGGGCGTGGACGATTCGCCGGGGCCAGAACGCGCAGGAGGCGGCGGGAAAGATCCACACCGACCTCGCTCGCGGGTTCATCCGGGCGGAGGTGATCGAGTGGGACCGGCTGGTGGAGGCGGGCGGCGAGACCGAGGCGAAGCGGCGCGGCTGGGTGCGCGTGGAGGGGCGCGACTACGTCGTCAAGGACGGCGACGTGCTGAACATCCGCTTCAACGTCTGA
- the mce gene encoding methylmalonyl-CoA epimerase, protein MRTQEIHHIGHAVADLDSAIATYERVLGGRLEHRETVPEQGVEAATMLLGVGRIELLRPLGPETPVGKFLANRGPGMHHVALRVDDIGAALGEAADAGAELIDETPRVGLFGLRVAFIHPHSVEGVLVELVQPPNEESEHG, encoded by the coding sequence GTGCGCACGCAGGAGATCCATCATATCGGGCACGCGGTTGCGGATCTCGATTCGGCCATTGCAACGTACGAGCGCGTGCTCGGCGGTCGCCTGGAACACCGCGAGACGGTGCCCGAGCAGGGCGTCGAGGCGGCCACGATGCTGCTCGGCGTCGGCCGCATCGAGCTGCTGCGGCCGCTCGGGCCGGAGACGCCGGTGGGCAAGTTCCTCGCCAACCGCGGGCCGGGCATGCACCACGTCGCGCTGCGGGTCGACGACATCGGAGCCGCCCTCGGCGAGGCGGCCGATGCGGGAGCCGAGCTGATCGACGAGACGCCGCGGGTCGGGCTGTTCGGCCTCCGGGTCGCGTTCATCCACCCGCACAGCGTCGAGGGTGTGCTCGTCGAGCTTGTGCAACCCCCCAACGAGGAGAGCGAGCATGGCTGA
- the ftsH gene encoding ATP-dependent zinc metalloprotease FtsH codes for MIDFLSGFIAWLGSLLLIWFIPLCFAAIVFFAYKMWRAMPSTKPMKIEPSSGHKVRWEDVAGADEAREELQEIVEFLKDPKRFKKLGARVPKGVLLYGPPGTGKTLMAKAIATESGANFYFQSASSFVEMFVGVGSARIRRLFQEARKHQPAIIFIDELDAVGTARSGGSHNREHDHTLNQLLVELDGFEEAERLIIMGASNRLEDLDPALLRPGRFDRQIHVATPDLKGRSEILEVHTRNKPLADSVELGRIARQTSGLTGADLANICNEAAIHAGRGKRHEITGADFTAAVERVVAGLQQRKLITDKEKRVIAYHEAGHALLARLMSDDVHKVTIVPRGRALGFMMSLPEEDRYVLSKDELEDWLKVTLGGRAAEQVVFGRITNGAANDLERATAVARSMVFEWGMGTSTTSHQMRADNYALSEETKRLRDGEQREITDQAYAEALRLVRAHRRHLDALASALLEKETLEREEIDALLAGLEPASNASGQIGVELPREQPEIVSTTHAPRTPATPTRRREAVLRSEQPPPAADG; via the coding sequence GTGATCGACTTCCTGTCCGGGTTCATCGCGTGGCTTGGCAGCCTGCTGCTGATCTGGTTCATCCCGCTCTGCTTCGCTGCCATCGTCTTCTTCGCCTACAAGATGTGGCGGGCGATGCCCAGCACCAAGCCGATGAAGATCGAGCCGAGCAGCGGCCACAAGGTGCGGTGGGAGGACGTCGCCGGCGCCGACGAGGCGCGTGAGGAGCTGCAGGAGATCGTCGAGTTCCTGAAGGACCCGAAGCGGTTCAAGAAGCTGGGCGCCCGCGTCCCCAAGGGCGTCCTGCTCTACGGGCCGCCCGGGACCGGCAAGACGCTGATGGCCAAGGCGATCGCGACCGAGTCGGGCGCGAACTTCTACTTCCAGAGCGCGTCGTCGTTCGTCGAGATGTTCGTCGGGGTCGGCTCCGCGCGCATCCGCCGGCTCTTCCAGGAGGCGCGAAAGCACCAGCCGGCGATCATCTTCATCGACGAGCTGGATGCGGTGGGCACCGCCCGCTCCGGCGGCAGCCACAACCGCGAGCACGACCACACGCTGAACCAGCTGCTGGTCGAGCTGGACGGGTTCGAGGAGGCCGAGCGCCTGATCATCATGGGGGCGTCAAACCGGCTGGAGGACCTCGACCCCGCGCTGCTCCGCCCCGGACGGTTCGACCGTCAGATCCACGTCGCCACGCCCGATCTCAAGGGGCGCTCCGAGATCCTCGAGGTGCACACGCGCAACAAGCCGCTCGCCGACAGCGTCGAGCTCGGGCGCATCGCCCGCCAGACCTCCGGCCTGACCGGCGCAGACCTCGCCAACATCTGCAACGAGGCGGCGATCCACGCCGGCCGGGGGAAGCGCCACGAGATCACCGGGGCCGACTTCACCGCCGCCGTGGAGCGGGTCGTGGCCGGCTTGCAGCAGCGCAAGCTGATCACCGACAAGGAGAAGCGCGTCATCGCCTACCACGAGGCGGGTCACGCCCTGCTCGCGCGCCTGATGTCCGACGACGTCCACAAGGTCACGATCGTCCCGCGCGGGAGGGCGCTCGGCTTCATGATGAGCCTGCCCGAGGAGGACCGGTACGTGCTCTCGAAGGACGAGCTCGAGGATTGGCTGAAGGTCACGCTGGGCGGCCGTGCGGCCGAGCAGGTGGTCTTCGGCCGTATCACCAACGGCGCGGCCAACGACCTCGAGCGAGCGACCGCGGTCGCTCGCTCGATGGTGTTCGAATGGGGCATGGGCACCTCGACGACGTCGCACCAGATGCGGGCCGACAACTACGCGCTGTCCGAGGAGACCAAGCGGCTCCGCGACGGAGAGCAGCGCGAGATCACCGACCAGGCGTATGCCGAGGCCCTGAGGCTGGTGCGGGCGCACCGCCGGCACCTCGATGCCCTCGCCTCGGCGCTGCTCGAGAAGGAGACGCTGGAGCGCGAGGAGATCGACGCGCTGCTGGCCGGCCTCGAGCCGGCGTCCAACGCCTCCGGCCAGATCGGCGTCGAGCTGCCGCGCGAGCAGCCGGAGATCGTGTCGACGACCCACGCTCCGCGCACGCCCGCGACGCCCACCCGGCGCCGCGAGGCGGTGCTGCGGAGCGAGCAGCCGCCGCCGGCGGCGGACGGCTAG
- a CDS encoding DUF1385 domain-containing protein, with protein MSTAGSEKVRLGGMALRNGIFVHSLDHWAAAVRTPDGELRLASGRKPEVPERLLAVPGLRGVARVAEVGYLLPIVRRRLPEARLPLEGAGTLGALAASVVLSRAVRRARIGAVPAELLGAALSLAPALASLRGSQVAGYHGAEHKAIGGYEQDEAAADATKEHERCGSHMVGPMLAATVVGNVAVSRLPASRRGPARLVAGLAAVGVATEVFGWMTRHADSRLARALRAPGYELQRVAATREPSDDELEVAQAALDELLRLEGASRT; from the coding sequence GTGAGCACGGCGGGGTCGGAGAAGGTGCGGCTGGGCGGCATGGCGCTGCGCAACGGCATCTTCGTGCACAGCCTCGACCACTGGGCGGCGGCGGTGCGAACGCCCGACGGTGAGCTGCGTCTCGCCTCGGGTCGCAAGCCGGAGGTCCCCGAGCGCCTGCTGGCGGTGCCCGGGCTGCGCGGCGTCGCCCGCGTCGCGGAGGTGGGGTACCTGCTGCCGATCGTGCGGCGCAGGCTGCCGGAGGCGCGGCTGCCGCTCGAGGGCGCCGGCACGCTCGGCGCGCTGGCGGCCTCGGTGGTGCTGAGCCGTGCCGTCCGGCGCGCCCGGATCGGAGCCGTACCCGCGGAGCTGCTGGGAGCGGCGCTCTCGCTGGCTCCCGCGCTGGCGTCGCTGCGGGGGTCGCAGGTGGCGGGGTACCACGGCGCGGAGCACAAGGCGATCGGCGGCTACGAGCAGGACGAGGCGGCCGCCGACGCGACGAAGGAGCACGAGCGGTGCGGGTCGCACATGGTCGGGCCGATGCTGGCCGCCACGGTGGTCGGCAACGTGGCGGTCAGCAGGCTGCCCGCCTCGCGCCGAGGGCCGGCGCGCCTGGTGGCCGGGCTGGCGGCCGTCGGCGTCGCGACCGAGGTCTTCGGCTGGATGACACGCCACGCGGACAGCCGGCTCGCGCGTGCGCTCCGCGCGCCCGGGTACGAGCTGCAGCGGGTGGCCGCGACCCGGGAGCCGAGCGACGACGAGCTCGAGGTCGCGCAGGCGGCGCTGGACGAGCTGCTGCGGCTCGAGGGCGCTTCGCGGACATAG